The following proteins are co-located in the Rhodococcus opacus B4 genome:
- a CDS encoding pyruvate carboxylase codes for MFSKVLVANRGEIAIRAFRAAYELGAGTVAVFPYEDRNSIHRLKADESYQIGEEGHPVRAYLSVDEIVSAAKQAGADAIYPGYGFLSENPDLAAACAEAGIAFVGPSAEVLELTGNKARAIAAAKAAGLPVLASSEPSADVDELLAAAETMQFPLFVKAVAGGGGRGMRRVAERAQLKESIEAAAREAESAFGDPTVFLEQAVVDPRHIEVQILADGQGNVIHLFERDCSLQRRHQKVIELAPAPNLPEELRAKICADAVAFAKEINYACAGTVEFLLDTRGNHVFIEMNPRIQVEHTVTEEVTDVDLVQSQLRIASGETLADLGLSQDKITLRGAALQCRITTEDPANGFRPDTGRITAYRTPGGAGIRLDGGATLGAEVGAYFDSMLVKLTCRGRDFETAVARARRAVTEFRIRGVSTNIPFLQAVLDDPDFKAGRATTSFIEERPELLTLRSSADRGTKILSYLADVTVNKPHGERPSAVYPRDKLPQIDLSTPPPDGSRQKLLALGPEGFAKALREQKALAVTETTFRDAHQSLLATRVRTSGLLDVAGHVARLTPELLSIEAWGGATYDVALRFLHEDPWYRLSALREAVPNICLQMLLRGRNTVGYTPYPEKVTRAFVEEATNSGIDIFRIFDALNNVDQMRPAIDAVRETGTSVAEVALSYTGDLSNPHEKLYTLDYYLRLAEEIVEAGAHIIAIKDMAGLLRAPAATTLVTALRKNFDLPVHVHTHDTPGGQLATYLAAWQAGADAVDGASAAMAGTTSQPALSAIVAAAAHSEHDTGLDLQAVCDLEPYWEALRKVYAPFESGLPAPTGRVYTHEIPGGQLSNLRTQAVALGLGDKFEEVEAKYAAADRMLGRLVKVTPSSKVVGDLALHLVGSGASTEEFKDNPAKFDLPDSVVGFLRGELGTPPGGWPEPFRTRALEGRGEAKPEVPLSAEDEKALAGTSAERRATLNRLLFPGPTKEFLEHRDKYGDTSQLSANQFFYGLRRGDEHRVRLAQGVELLIGLEAISEPDERGYRTVMAILNGQLRPVSVRDRSISSEIPAAEKADKNNPGHVPAPFAGVVTLAVTEGQHVAAGDTIATIEAMKMEAAITAPRGGTVTRLAIGSVQQVEGGDLLAVVATGESASE; via the coding sequence ATGTTCTCCAAAGTCCTGGTCGCCAACCGTGGCGAAATTGCGATCCGCGCTTTCCGTGCCGCCTACGAACTAGGTGCTGGAACGGTTGCGGTGTTCCCGTACGAGGATCGGAACTCGATCCACCGTCTGAAGGCTGATGAGAGTTATCAGATCGGCGAGGAGGGACACCCGGTTCGGGCGTATCTCTCCGTCGACGAGATCGTCTCCGCGGCCAAGCAGGCAGGCGCCGACGCCATCTACCCCGGCTACGGCTTCCTTTCCGAGAACCCGGATCTCGCCGCCGCGTGCGCCGAGGCGGGCATCGCGTTCGTCGGCCCCTCCGCGGAGGTGCTCGAGCTGACCGGCAACAAGGCGCGGGCGATCGCCGCGGCGAAGGCGGCCGGGCTGCCGGTGCTGGCGTCGTCGGAGCCGTCCGCGGATGTGGACGAGTTGCTGGCCGCCGCCGAGACCATGCAGTTCCCGCTGTTCGTGAAGGCCGTCGCGGGTGGCGGTGGCCGCGGCATGCGCCGGGTCGCGGAGCGGGCGCAGCTCAAGGAGTCCATCGAGGCCGCCGCCCGCGAGGCGGAGTCGGCGTTCGGGGATCCGACGGTGTTCCTCGAGCAGGCCGTCGTCGACCCGCGGCACATCGAGGTCCAGATCCTGGCCGACGGCCAGGGCAACGTCATCCACCTGTTCGAGCGGGACTGCTCGCTGCAGCGCCGGCACCAGAAGGTCATCGAACTCGCGCCGGCCCCGAACCTGCCGGAGGAGCTGCGGGCGAAGATCTGCGCGGACGCGGTCGCGTTCGCGAAGGAGATCAACTACGCCTGTGCGGGCACCGTCGAATTCCTCCTCGACACCCGCGGCAACCACGTGTTCATCGAGATGAACCCGCGTATCCAGGTCGAGCACACCGTGACCGAGGAGGTCACCGACGTCGACCTGGTGCAGTCGCAGTTGCGGATCGCGTCCGGGGAGACCCTGGCCGATCTGGGGTTGAGTCAGGACAAGATCACGCTGCGGGGTGCGGCGTTGCAGTGCCGTATCACCACCGAGGACCCGGCCAACGGGTTCCGTCCGGACACCGGCCGGATCACCGCGTACCGCACCCCGGGCGGTGCCGGTATCCGCCTGGACGGCGGTGCCACCCTCGGTGCCGAGGTGGGCGCGTACTTCGACTCGATGCTCGTCAAGCTCACCTGCCGGGGCCGGGACTTCGAGACCGCGGTCGCCCGGGCCCGGCGTGCGGTCACCGAGTTCCGCATCCGCGGGGTGTCGACGAACATCCCGTTCCTGCAGGCGGTGCTCGACGACCCCGATTTCAAGGCGGGACGGGCCACCACCTCGTTCATCGAGGAGCGCCCCGAGCTGCTCACGCTGCGTAGCTCCGCGGACCGTGGCACCAAGATCCTGTCGTACCTCGCCGACGTGACGGTCAACAAGCCGCACGGCGAGCGGCCGTCCGCGGTGTACCCGCGCGACAAGCTGCCCCAGATCGATCTGTCCACCCCGCCGCCGGACGGCAGCCGCCAGAAGCTCCTCGCCCTCGGGCCGGAGGGATTCGCCAAGGCGCTGCGGGAGCAGAAGGCCCTCGCGGTCACCGAGACCACGTTCCGTGACGCTCACCAGTCGCTGCTGGCGACCCGTGTGCGCACCAGCGGTCTGCTCGACGTCGCCGGACACGTCGCCCGGCTGACCCCCGAGTTGTTGTCGATCGAGGCGTGGGGTGGTGCCACCTACGACGTGGCGCTGCGGTTCCTGCACGAGGACCCGTGGTACCGGCTGTCCGCGCTGCGGGAGGCGGTGCCGAACATCTGCCTGCAGATGCTGCTGCGCGGCCGCAACACCGTCGGCTACACCCCGTACCCGGAGAAGGTGACGCGGGCGTTCGTCGAGGAGGCCACCAACAGCGGCATCGACATCTTCCGGATCTTCGACGCCCTCAACAACGTCGACCAGATGCGGCCGGCGATCGACGCGGTCCGCGAGACCGGCACCTCGGTCGCCGAGGTCGCCCTGTCCTACACCGGCGACCTGTCCAACCCGCACGAGAAGCTGTACACCCTCGACTACTACCTGCGCCTGGCGGAGGAGATCGTCGAGGCCGGTGCGCACATCATCGCGATCAAGGACATGGCCGGACTGCTCCGCGCCCCGGCCGCCACCACCCTGGTGACGGCGCTGCGGAAGAATTTCGACCTGCCCGTGCACGTGCACACCCACGACACCCCGGGCGGACAGCTCGCCACCTACCTGGCGGCGTGGCAGGCCGGCGCGGACGCCGTCGACGGTGCCTCGGCGGCGATGGCCGGCACCACCAGCCAGCCGGCGTTGTCGGCGATCGTGGCCGCGGCCGCGCACTCCGAGCACGACACCGGCCTGGACCTGCAGGCGGTGTGCGACCTCGAGCCGTACTGGGAGGCGCTGCGCAAGGTCTACGCACCGTTCGAGTCCGGGCTGCCCGCCCCCACCGGCCGGGTCTACACCCACGAGATCCCGGGCGGTCAGCTCTCGAACCTGCGCACCCAGGCCGTGGCCCTCGGGCTCGGCGACAAGTTCGAGGAGGTCGAGGCCAAGTACGCGGCCGCCGACCGGATGCTCGGCCGCCTGGTGAAGGTCACCCCGTCGTCGAAGGTGGTCGGCGATCTCGCCCTGCACCTGGTCGGCTCCGGGGCCTCCACCGAGGAGTTCAAGGACAACCCGGCGAAGTTCGACCTGCCCGACTCGGTGGTCGGGTTCCTGCGCGGTGAACTGGGCACCCCGCCCGGTGGCTGGCCGGAACCGTTCCGCACCCGGGCCCTGGAAGGCCGCGGCGAGGCCAAGCCCGAGGTGCCGCTGTCCGCGGAGGACGAGAAGGCCCTCGCGGGCACGTCCGCGGAGCGCCGCGCGACCCTGAACCGGTTGCTGTTCCCCGGCCCGACGAAGGAATTCCTCGAGCACCGGGACAAGTACGGCGACACCTCGCAGTTGTCGGCGAACCAGTTCTTCTACGGACTGCGCCGCGGCGACGAGCACCGGGTCCGTCTCGCGCAGGGCGTCGAGCTGCTGATCGGGCTCGAGGCGATCTCCGAACCCGACGAGCGGGGCTACCGCACCGTCATGGCCATCCTCAACGGGCAGTTGCGTCCGGTGTCGGTGCGGGACCGGTCGATCTCCAGTGAGATCCCCGCCGCGGAGAAGGCCGACAAGAACAACCCCGGCCACGTGCCGGCGCCGTTCGCCGGGGTGGTGACCCTCGCCGTCACCGAGGGCCAGCACGTCGCCGCCGGCGACACCATCGCCACCATCGAGGCCATGAAGATGGAAGCCGCCATCACCGCACCCCGCGGCGGCACCGTGACCCGGCTGGCCATCGGATCGGTCCAGCAGGTCGAAGGCGGCGACCTCCTCGCCGTCGTGGCGACGGGGGAGTCCGCGAGCGAGTGA
- the rsmD gene encoding 16S rRNA (guanine(966)-N(2))-methyltransferase RsmD: MTRIIAGLAGGRRLRVPPSGTRPTSDRVREALFSALHSRMDLEGASVLDLYAGSGALGLEALSRGADRVVLVESDSKATGIIKHNVTTVGLPGAEVRGAPVAAVLAGSADRPYDLVMADPPYAVDDAAVQTVLGHLRVNGWVGDGSIVVLERSSRSPETAWPDGFAPVKAKKYGEARIELATCYGLDS; the protein is encoded by the coding sequence GTGACTCGGATCATCGCGGGACTCGCGGGCGGCCGACGCCTGCGGGTCCCGCCGAGCGGGACCCGGCCCACCTCGGACCGGGTCCGCGAGGCGTTGTTCAGCGCTCTGCACAGCAGGATGGACCTCGAGGGCGCGTCCGTCCTCGATCTCTACGCGGGATCGGGGGCGCTCGGCCTCGAGGCGCTGTCCCGGGGTGCGGATCGCGTCGTCCTCGTCGAGTCCGACTCGAAGGCGACGGGCATCATCAAGCACAACGTGACGACGGTCGGCCTTCCCGGCGCGGAAGTCCGCGGCGCTCCGGTGGCCGCGGTGCTCGCGGGCAGCGCCGACCGGCCGTACGACCTGGTGATGGCGGATCCGCCGTACGCCGTCGACGACGCGGCGGTGCAGACGGTCCTCGGTCACCTGCGGGTCAACGGCTGGGTCGGCGACGGCTCGATCGTGGTGCTCGAACGGTCGTCGAGGTCGCCCGAGACGGCCTGGCCCGACGGCTTCGCGCCCGTCAAGGCGAAGAAGTACGGTGAGGCGAGAATCGAATTGGCGACCTGCTACGGTCTGGACTCATGA
- the coaD gene encoding pantetheine-phosphate adenylyltransferase produces MTGAVCPGSFDPVTNGHLDVIGRAAAQFDEVIVTVMVNKNKRGLFTVEERIEMLEDSTADLPNVRVSSWHGLLVDYAKQQGITAIVKGLRGANDFDYELQMAQMNQKLSGVDTLFIPTNPTYSYLSSSLVKEVATFGGDVSDMLPEKVHARLLTRIAERAAESS; encoded by the coding sequence ATGACTGGCGCTGTCTGCCCCGGATCCTTCGACCCCGTGACCAATGGCCACCTTGACGTGATCGGCAGAGCTGCCGCGCAGTTCGACGAGGTCATCGTGACGGTCATGGTCAACAAGAACAAACGCGGCCTCTTCACCGTCGAGGAACGCATCGAGATGCTCGAGGACTCCACCGCCGACCTGCCCAACGTGCGGGTCTCCTCCTGGCACGGCCTGCTGGTGGATTATGCCAAGCAGCAAGGGATCACGGCGATCGTCAAGGGCCTGCGCGGTGCCAACGACTTCGACTACGAGTTGCAGATGGCGCAGATGAACCAGAAGCTCAGTGGCGTCGACACCCTCTTCATCCCGACCAACCCCACCTACAGCTACCTGTCGAGTTCGCTCGTCAAGGAAGTGGCCACGTTCGGCGGCGACGTCTCCGACATGCTCCCCGAGAAGGTGCACGCCCGCCTTCTCACACGGATCGCCGAGCGCGCCGCCGAGAGCAGCTGA
- a CDS encoding DivIVA domain-containing protein — protein MYRVFEALDELVAIVEEARGVPMTAGCVVPRGDVLELLDDVRDAIPGELDDAQDVLDHKDKLVGDARANAEKTVSSANAEANSTIENARDDADRILADAKAQADRMVAEARAHAEQLVTDARAEAESSVAEGRREYDQLTGRARSEADRMIESGKASYERSVAEGTAEQARLVSQTEVVQAAHAESARVIDSAHAESDRLRSDCDLYVDTKLAEFEDFLNGTVRSVGRGRQQLRTGSGVPDYASDYDVDDRRAERRR, from the coding sequence GTGTACCGGGTATTCGAGGCGCTCGACGAACTTGTCGCGATTGTCGAAGAGGCACGCGGCGTACCGATGACCGCCGGCTGCGTGGTTCCGCGCGGCGACGTCCTCGAACTGCTCGACGACGTGCGCGATGCGATTCCCGGTGAACTCGACGACGCCCAGGACGTCCTGGATCACAAGGACAAACTGGTGGGGGACGCCAGGGCCAACGCCGAGAAGACCGTTTCCAGCGCCAACGCCGAGGCGAACTCCACCATCGAGAACGCCCGCGACGACGCCGATCGCATCCTGGCGGACGCGAAGGCGCAGGCCGACCGGATGGTGGCCGAGGCCCGCGCGCACGCCGAGCAGTTGGTGACCGACGCCCGCGCCGAGGCCGAGTCCTCCGTCGCCGAGGGCCGGCGCGAGTACGACCAGCTCACGGGACGGGCACGGTCCGAGGCCGACCGCATGATCGAGTCGGGCAAGGCGTCCTACGAGAGGTCCGTCGCCGAGGGCACCGCCGAGCAGGCGCGGCTCGTCTCGCAGACGGAGGTCGTGCAGGCCGCGCACGCCGAGTCGGCCCGGGTGATCGATTCCGCGCACGCCGAATCGGATCGACTCCGCTCGGACTGCGACCTGTACGTCGACACGAAGCTCGCGGAGTTCGAGGACTTCCTGAACGGCACCGTCCGGTCCGTCGGGCGGGGGCGTCAGCAGTTGCGGACGGGTTCTGGCGTGCCCGACTACGCCTCCG